A region of Leishmania infantum JPCM5 genome chromosome 31 DNA encodes the following proteins:
- a CDS encoding nucleosome assembly protein-like protein — translation MPSQVHVDPIARTGSDASEASSSEVDMVAVMTEMTVAERRRVYALQGLLKEYYEVRQRLRAEIAALANECAAENQKLFAVRKEIVTGARDITEEEMQRIGCTAAPTEPDKKEDAAPAKKGVKFVDPVDEKQNSALVKAAASPSGGIPAFWLTAMSNSEAVNSMITEKDRDALMHLTDIERGFVEGDPEKGDRLVFHFSPNEYFTNETLTKEYHTEYDEDHGEPRITDVVGCDINWKSSKKNLTVTVKQKKQRNKKTGQMRVVEREEPCESFFNFFSPPNPDDDDDEDGDDEDFLEQEMEMDVEVGTALTQAVVPRAIFYYTGEAVVETGKELREQYGFGNSEDEEDEESDSDKEDEDEDEAPAGASNFRNIVRQRGGGATPGGRGGRGGAVGQQPPQQECKQQ, via the coding sequence ATGCCATCTCAGGTGCACGTGGACCCGATAGCGCGCACCGGCAGTGATGCCTCGGAGGCGAGCAGCAGTGAGGTGGACATGGTTGCCGTCATGACGGAGATGACAGTtgcggagcgccgccgcgtgtaCGCGCTGCAGGGTCTACTGAAGGAGTACTACgaggtgcgccagcgcctgcgtgccGAGATTGCGGCGCTGGCCAACGAGTGCGCCGCAGAGAACCAGAAGCTCTTCGCTGTTCGCAAGGAAATAGTCACGGGTGCACGCGACatcacggaggaggagatgcagcgCATTGGttgcacggcggcgccgaccgAGCCGGATAAGAAGGAGGATGCTGCGCCCGCGAAAAAGGGTGTGAAGTTTGTTGATCCGGTGGATGAGAAGCAGAACAGCGCACTGGtaaaggcggcggcgagcccGTCCGGCGGCATCCCGGCGTTTTGGCTGACTGCCATGAGCAACTCGGAGGCTGTGAACAGCATGATTACGGAGAAGGACCGTGACGCCCTCATGCACCTTACTGACATCGAGCGCGGGTTTGTCGAGGGTGACCCGGAGAAGGGCGACCGTCTCGTCTTCCACTTCTCCCCCAACGAGTACTTCACAAATGAAACGCTCACGAAGGAGTACCACACCGAGTACGACGAGGACCACGGCGAGCCGCGCATCACAGATGTAGTTGGCTGCGACATCAACTGGAAGTCCTCGAAGAAGAACCTGACCGTGACAGTCAAGCAGAAGAAGCAGCGCAACAAGAAGACCGGCCAGATGCGTGTCGTGGAGCGCGAAGAGCCGTGCGAGTCCTTCTTCAACTTCTTCTCCCCGCCCAACCCggacgatgatgatgacgagGATGGCGACGATGAGGACTTCCTCGAGCAAGAGATGGAGATGGACGTCGAGGTCGGgacggcgctgacgcaggcggtggtgccgcgcgCCATCTTCTACTACACTGGCGAAGCTGTGGTGGAGACCGGCAAGGAGCTCCGCGAGCAGTACGGCTTTGGAAACAgtgaggacgaggaggacgaggagagcgacagcgataaagaggacgaggacgaggacgaggcgccAGCTGGCGCATCGAACTTCCGCAACATCgtccgccagcgcggcggcggtgctacgcctggtggccgcggcgggcgtggtggtgctgtAGGTCAGCAGCCTCCGCAGCAGGAGTGCAAGCAGCAGTAG